In the genome of Fusarium poae strain DAOMC 252244 chromosome 1, whole genome shotgun sequence, the window CCCATCCACCGGCAATGCAATGGATCCTCTGTCGATTTAGGGCGGACACTTAGACGGAGTCCCGGGCAATCAGATAGATCGGGATGACAGGGGTCCTCAACGACATGGTGCCTGTTCCATGAGCAGAAGCCTGGTAGTGCGGCTCGGCACGATGCTATCATGCCCGCCAGGATGGGGTCCCTTTTGTGATCATCTCAATGGCAGATGGCAAGAAGGGTGCTTGCTTTCTCATGGTTGCCTATAAGACCCTCGATCTTGGCCACGACTCATAAGAAGATGCCCCCTCGGAGGTTTATAAGACGTCACGAGATGCTTCCTGTCAGGCAGAAAACAAGTCACACAAGTCTTTCAAGGTCAAGCACATATTCGTTCGTATACGTATATACATATACAATATCTACATCCTTCTTTACACGCTAGCTGCCTTTTATCACCATCATCCTTTCATCCTCACTTTACATTATATGGGTCATCAAGATTCATCCTCATCAGGAACAGTCCGATATACAAACACACATACACACATAACCATGTTTGGAACGTGGAAGTACGATCCTGAGACGGATGAGGTCCAGAGCGTTCGCAATGGCTTCGACCCTGTCACGGCCCGCTCTAGTTCTCACCAGGCGTGCGATAGATGCCACGAGAAAAAGGTACACCTACCCCCATCTTCCCGGCACTCAGGCTTAGCGAAGCCGCTTCCTTCAAGACTGGCTCGACGGCGCCAAGGACTATACTCGACCACTTTGACAAGAGCTTATTTGCTGACATGATTGTTTGTGTATAGCTTCGTTGTAGTGGAGACAAGAATGGCTGCGAACGGTGTCGGAGCAACAGTCTTCGTTGCGAGTACACTCGTTCGGGCTCCAAGtcctccaagaagaagagccatCGCAAGTCCACAGACGATGAGAGCGTTTCAGGCTCGAGCTCTCGACGAGGGGGAAGTTCGTCCAAGGGCTCGAGCAAGCACCGCGGCCACACATCGCGAATAGCGACCtcgagagaagaaggagacgGCGCACTGAGCCAGTTCGACTTCTCACAGCTCAGCCCGGAGGATGGTTTCGACCTGAACCTTTTGTCCGGCGCTGACCAAAGCGGAGGCTATGCCACGGCTGGACCCTCGGGGGATCAGTACAACATGCAGGCGTACGCCACCAACTACCAACAGTGGGATGCGACAGCATATTCCCAGTACGGAGGAGGGCAGTATGGTGGCCAGGGCTACTCGAGCGAGAGCTGGGGCGAGTATGATCAGAGCGCTTACTCGCAGGACCCACGGTATCATCATGGTGGGCGCTGATCGTTGGAGTAAGGCTGATTTTGAGGTTGAGACTTCTTAACGACATGATGATATTGGATGAGACGTGGGAAACTGTATGACTTTGAtgttttttttctctttcttttatgTCTTTCGCTTCTTCATTATACCCCCCATTTTTAATCATCAACTAtttccttctttttattGTTAGAAGAATTCTTGTTTTTCTCTTTACAACATGAATCTtacttttcctttctttctttcttaccTAAGGTAGTGTAGATACAACACTTAGATAGATGAATAATGAGAACAGGGCTTCAATGGGCCGTCAATCCCACATGGGAATGGCGAGGCGCATGTAAAAAGCCAAGAATTATCGAATGTTTTCTTCCTGATGGAAAAATAATACATGTGTGATTTTACTTAGGCGACCTACCCCTTTCGGGTGATTCAACTGTGGCAGTGctgtttcttcttttaaGCTAGAAGTCTAGACCAGACCGCTGTCTCGGATTGAGAAGATTCAATATTTTCTGAAGGATTTGTTTCCTTGTAAAGATTCAGAtgctcctcctcgtcgtcgtcgtcgtcagtGCATACGTTGTCGAAGGATTCGGATGTTTATCGGTAGTGAAGAGTTTATGTCGTTGGAGGACGAGGCCATCACAAACACGGGAACTGCCGAGTTGGGTTGTGGTCCCGAATTTGCAGTGTAGACTAGACGCGGGTTTGAAAAAATGCCTTAGTCATCACGTTATGCACGACGTCACAAATTGAGTGGTACTGGCAACAGCAggaatacctacctacgttGGTAGATAACATTCACAACTGGTCAAGCTACGTTGATAATCACTCAATTGCACAATATCAATCATGGCAGACAATAATGCTGTGGCTCCTGCCGCCTCCAAATCCATCTTTGGTTATCTGAACGACTGGGGAAGTAAGTTGAGCTCTCTCTCTATCTCTGTCTCTCTTCAACTCATCCTTGCAACTTGAACCATATCACATACTTCACCATATGACTCAAAACATACAATACGAACCAAGAAAACAACAAGATAATATCAACTGACACTACGTCGCAGCTGGATCACTGCCCCCATCTCTTCTGGCAACCCTCATAACCGCTCTCCACGCGCGGCCCCCATCCTTGcccctcttcatcttcacccCTCCGCTACTCTTCTCATCCTACCTCAATCTTTCTGGCTATCCCACCGGCAGCGCTGGCCTGACGGCTGCCTGGTCTGGCCTCTACGCGCTTCTTGCCCTGCGTCGTCGTCAGCCCTTCCGCGGCCGCTTCTCCGTCCGTGGTGCCGTGCGAGGTACTGCCATTGGTCTCGGCGCGGCTAACTGTGTTGCTGGAGGATGGGTCTACGCAAACGGTGACTTTGACAAGGACGCCAAAGCTAGGAATGACAGGAACCGCTGGGGTGGAAAGGACTAAATCAACATCAGGTGATTTGATATGTATGATATGATGTACTATACGGCTGCTGCAAGCAAGCATGGTCTCTTTCGACACGTGGGACTGCTGAGTCTGGttgaaaagagaaacaaacaGTGGCAGCCAGGGCAGGCAAATGGACATGTGCGCTTTGGTATTCTGGAGTTTAGTTGTAGTTACAAAACAACAGTTCAATTACAACCCTTGGCGTCAGCGAATCTTGGAAGTGTATAGGCAAAGTTGGCAAATACTACCTCTCTTGCAGTGGAAATTCCAAGAACCAACAAACCAAAACTTACAAACGTGGTCATTTTTACCAAAGCCTGTTGAAACGCCCAAGAAAGACGCTCACGAGGGAAGCAATACCACCCACGATGCCCTCAAAAGTGCCTCAAGACATTCATCAGGGATGACCTTACTGCAAATACGAAACATGGATTCGAGTTGCCTAGTACTTACTGACTGAGTCACTGCATGGCATGAGTGCCCGCAAACCATAAGCCGTGCAGCGTTGACATAAGCAGAAAGCGGTATTTGGGTCTGTAGCTGTGAGGCGTAGACACGGGTTTGATGTAATACGACTGCACCCCAAATATAGCCTTGTATAGGTATCTTAGTAATATCTGTCTTCAGATAACACACATATATCCACTTGTCCATCCAAGTTACATTTACAACAGCTTACAGCGCAGCACAGCACACCCAAGTCAAAGTCACAGATGGTTATGgcttattatcttaagaatagCATCTTTTGCTTGTGCTACTTAACCCAACGCCCGGCTATCCATCCAGGTATCATCAGTAGGAATCTATTAGTACAGTTTAGAAACCGTGTATTCCATCCAACGCCGTTACTCCCTTCCCTAGCCGATATCCGACCACACAAGCAACcacttcttttttttgttccTTCCTTTGAAAGGGGGCTATTCCTTCAGCCCCAAAGTCTAACATTGAGTGCCTTCCCTTGCCCTCTTTTAGAATAAAACGCCAGTCCGGAAGACATTCTCAGCCCTTGATTCGTCTCCGAAAACCTTCTACGGCGGTTGTGCCGTTAAAATACATGATAAGTCgtgaaagggaaaaaaaaaacctcgTTCCATTCAACTTTTTTGAGTTCGTCGGACATTTGAGTACCTTGTTGTTGGGTTACTCTTCTTCCTGGTTGTCGTTCGGTATCTTGGGATCGAGGTATTGATAGTAAAAGGAAATTGTTTTGTTGAACATGTCGTGTTCCAAAGTGTGTTTTTTAGAGTCATGTCTGAGCAAGATTCTCGGATGAACACATGGTCATAATTTTGTTGAGTGTTGCGGTGGGTAGACATCGGAGAGATGTTGGTTAGAGAGGGCCTGATTTTGTGATGCTGTTCATCCTTAATCCAGACATGAGCCACACGAGCATCACACAGGTAGAGAAGACGACGGCCCGAAAGAAGGTGCGTGATTGAACTCGGGCGCGTCTTGAGTAGGGATCTCTTTGCAATGTGTTGGAGAGGACCAGACTTGAGACTTCGAAACCCTGGATGTATGTGACATCGCATTCGCGAGCCTTGGGCTCGGCGTAGGTGTTGTACTCTGCAACGACCCTCGCGATGTCCCAGCCGGTGATTTTTCGTACAATAGCGACGACACATCCAGTTCGGTGCTTTCCGTGGTTGCAATGGATAAGAAGGGGGTAGTTTGACTTGTCGAGAACGACGTCGAGGATACCCTTCATAGTCTCTAGTGGGATAGCCTCCTTCTTGGTGCCCTTCATGTTGAAATTAACCTGTCGAATGCCCTCGCGGGTGACAAAGGTTTCGAGGTCGTGGTCAAGTTCATCCTTCTTGACAAGCGAGCTACTACAGGTTAGCACCATAGTCGCGACACATCATACTGAGGTTACTAACACAATGGTCTTCAATCCCAAGCCCTTAATGTACTCGAAATCGTGGGACTTTGGGAAACTGCTCCGGTAAACACCAGGAATCACAATTCCAAAGTTGAAAGGTCGGCCATCGAAAGATTTGACGTGCTCTGATGGCTGGATTCGGCCTCGTGATATGGATGAAGCTGTGCTCGTGTTAGTGACAGGCCAATAAATTTGATGGATACAAGACATACAGCGTGAGTCACTGTCGCTAGTTTGTGCTGATAGAGAAGTTTCCATTGCGACGGCGGTGATGCTCTGGGAGCGGTTCATGTTGGTGACTTCCTCGACTTCTTGCTTCATGTCTTCTTTCGAGGTACTGCGAGATCCTTGTCTGGATCGGAACTGTGTGTTGTTGGGTATTTGTTGGCCTCTTGTGATGTGCGTGTGGTCGTCCACGAAAGCTCGCGAATTGCGCTTCGAGGCCATACTATTGATCATTTTGGGTCGATGATGTCGATAGTTCGAGGAGTGCTTGGTAGAAATAGAAGAGTATCACAAGAGCGTGGCGTAGAGGCCGTAGTAGTAAGAGTAAAGCGGTGGTAGTACTAGTACTAGGTAGAGGTCGACGGTAGTAGATTGGTGAGTGGGCGGGTGAAGAATGAGGTGAGGTTATCGTGGAGCGAGGTCGTGTCTTAAAAAGCGAGATAGACTTTTTTGTATCGTTGAAGAAAGTTAAGATTCGAAAGATGCAGGTTGAAAATGCAACTCTGAATACAGAAGCTCGCGCACTGCAAGTCGGCTACAAGGTTTTGGAAATCATGTTGGCGACTGTGAGTTATAATTGAAGAAGTAACTTCATCAAAGTCCGGGGATGTAGAGGTACTCTCTCACGAGTATGTATGTCTCAGAAGCTCCAGGTAAGCAAGCGAAGCGTGGGGGGGAGGAAGAGAATCCCTGATGCAGGTCTCAATAGTTGAGGGGAGCTCGGTCAGGGAGAAGGGACAAGTAGGAAGTGGAAGCGGAAGCGAGAAGGTGATGAAAGGAAGAATGGGGCGAGAGATAAAAAAAGATGGACGAGTATAATGTtttgagagagagagacagacAAGGCAAGGCTGTCGGTCGTGAAGCAAGACAGGACCAGGGTCCACTGAGATGCAGTAGAGGAAAAGTCCCGAGACCAAGGATTACTGTtgctgtcttgtcttttgtGTAGAAACAGAGGCAGAACTGAGCTTCAGTCACCTGTTTGAAGAGGCTAGACCCGAGAAAGAGGGCAAGGATGTATTATGTGATGCGTGTAGTCCGAGTGGAtggaagagagagagaaaaaaaactgGTGATGGTTGTGAGTACTAGAAGAGTGACTTGACCAGGTTGGAGGCGACAGAATAAAGGGTCGAGTCTATGGGGGGTGTGAACTGGTACGATCATGGTACCTGTGATTGGCTTCTCAGGGGGAACTCTACACACCCTAATCCGGTCCGAGTTTAGGGGGAAGTTGTGGTGCCCCGCGACGACGGGGGACCGAGATCCATGGGAGCCTCTCCCCATCCATAACTACGAGTCCCTGGGCAGGTCTACTATCCACTGAATCCGCTAAAGCTGAAGCGATGGAAAAGACCGCGAGTCCGCCCATCCATCCGCTCGGGGCGGAGATAGTGGACGATAGATGGAGCTGACTGTACTGTATTAACAATCAACTACTAGACTAGCATAGCATCCATAGCATAACATTCATCTCGTGAGTGATTACTATACAGAGATGATGTTGGTCCCATGTTGCATTGCATAATTCCCAACCCCAAGGGTCTTGAATACAGTCTACCGCATGGATATCAAACAAACTTCACATTCGCGTCGGTAAGGTTGTTCATCTCCCCGCGTTACCAAAACTCTAACCAAGTACCTGCTAATTAATGACATCGCTTCCTCAACACGAGTCAACCTAGTTGCACAATAGCACCGCGCCGTGGGAAGTTTGTAATTAGGGCTTGCTTGCTCATCACGATGCAATGCAAATGCAGCTGCATTCACATGCTCGTGAAATAACGAATCGCGAATAGGCTGTTTACAGTTGACTCGGCCTAGAACAGCGCATTCGAGGGTCTCGAAGCCCAGGTCGAGACGAGCCACATGGTTGCTTCCAAGCCACAAACCCACTACTCACCATTTCCTTGGAGTAGCACCTATGACGGACCTTGCAAGGTAACCCCTtgtcctacctacctacctcctaTGAAGGTGCCTAGGTATTATTCATACACTCTCAATAGCGACAGCAGCAATTAACGTCAAGGTATGACAGCATAGATCACACCCAGCACTACCTTATTTCGTGTCGCACATATCATCATTTACTCTCCCTCACAACACCCCGGATATTCGGAACAAAGAGATGCTAAAGTTTTGTGCCTCAAATAATATCCATCATCCAAGGCACACTCATTCGTCTTGTACATCAGCCATGGGCTGTTTCACAAGCCTCAATACATATTCGATGGTGTGGTCTATTCGTTAGGTAGCGGCGAGTGGACAGCGACGCGTATTGATCCGCAGGACCCTTTATATGTCCCCAAACAGAACGAATCTTTTGCTGTCTTTGGAGGTGAAAGAGATGGTTAGCTATGCCCCAACTAAACTACAGTAGGTTGGTGTGGTGATGATCTTCCCACCATGGCAGCAAACACATCAGCTAGCTAACTATGTATTAAATTGAGGGGTAAGGTAACCTAACGACGCGGTCAAGAAAATAATGCGATTACTTTGCCATGTCAGGGTTATTCGGAAAAGTGGTTTCGAAGCGTTGACGATGATGCAAATTGGAGACTGTAAACATGGTTCTGGCATGGAGATTCTTCCATGGAGCGCTGTGATGTCAGCAGCTTTTTCTGGAGGCGAGAGAAAGCGTGACACAAATAGAGGCGCGGGTGAGACAGGATGTGCCCTACCTACCATCTATGCCCTGCTGTCGATCTGTTATGCTTCGTCGAGTCCAGCACTGCACTGCCGACTGCACATCCAGATCTTCAGCTCATGAAACGTGGTGAAACTGTTATTCAGACGTCTCAATATCAAAAGACAACAAAGCAAAAGCGCTGAGCtgtgtcttttttttttcctcttccCCACAGAGTGTAACCAATGATGCATAGCATACACAGATACCCAGGTAGGTGAACTTGATCATCCAATAATGATGGTGTTTATCTTATTTTGTCAGTCTCACTCACCACAAGTATTCCCTAGCCCTTGGTCATTGAACCGTTGCCCGCCACAGTGATCATCATCTTTTCTTGGCGCATTCGGTACAGTCGGGGTCCCGACGTACAAGTCCCTGAAAAGTGATGGACGATCCATTCCGCATCATTGCCCTGGCATGATTATGGGCTACACTTCCGGTCACGGTGTAGAACCTTTATGTCACGGTGTGGGGCAgtagatagctaattatattgctttttctctttagTTTCTTTAAATCCtagtaagtttatttttTAGTCTAAAAAAttagaaaaatatatataatagataaagaaaaaagatatcttaaaaaagagaaaaagaaaagtaaagagaagaaagaaaagaaattatttatatatatatatctagcttctattaaaaggtaaaaagataattaaattttaaggaaaaaagagagatCTAGCTAAAATAGGCATAGTCTAACCTTATCCGGCTTATTAGCTCTTATCGGTCTTATTGGCCTTATCGGTCAGGCCTACACCGTAACCTGAAGGTTTTGCACCGTGACCGGAAGTGTAGCCATGATTATGCGGCCGAGGCCGAAATCTTGGTATGTCTGTACTGTTATTCCCATTATTGCACGTAGGTGACGACGTCTTCTCTATCAAAAAAAGATGAAAGCATTCTTTCACCTAGACTACCACCATAGTCGTTAGCATGATACGGGGGTGCAAGTGGCGGAAGCTAGACGGACGGACTCGACCGATTCACCGACCGGCCGTAATTACGGCTGTCTCGGCTACCACCCGgcctttgtcttttttgtcttttttggTGTTCAAAGATCTTGGTCGGCGTTTAACTGATGCTGCTCCGATGTGTGATGTGATTGtcctctgcttctgcttctgtgGGTAACACGTAGACTACCTGACTACCCATACACTTCATCGTCCTAGTACTAGCGATCATCATGGGATTCTCCAGTTCTACGCTTTGTTGGCAGGTACCTTGACCAGTCTTGGAATGGTTGATCGACGTCATCGTCTTtggctgttgctgttgctgacgAGACTCGTTTGTCTCAGCCTCCCAACCTCCAGCCAGCCTTGACATTTAGCCTCATTAAACATATACATTGTACTCTGTATCTGTATATTGATCATCAATCTGGTTTCATCGTTTATTTGCCATGTTACTATATCTGGACACTTGTGATACTTGTCCATTACGTTTACACGCGACATGTCATCTATGTACAGGCATCTTTGATATCCCATTGATGCTTAATTTCTTTGTCGTAACCTTAACTGACGGTCCGTGTAGTTTAAATTGTTTCGTGTCTTGAGATCCCGTGCAGAGGCCAGCAATTGGGAAAGAGCTCGCGTGTCAGCTACATCAAAAACTGATACAAGCAGTGCTTAACCTCTCCATGCCTCACTGGGCCCGAGCACCTGGGAAGCTGAAAATATTACAATATTGTGACACGCTTGATTCACACGCATCTGTCAAAAGAGAGCGTGCACGGGGTGAAAAAGCGTGGAGCTGCAGGAACTCTAAACAGTCTCGTCTCAGCTCTCACACCGAGCCAACAAAGACGTTTCTTTCTCTCGGTCACCTATTTCGGGGAGCTACCGACATCAGAATTGTCTCGGATTTGATGGCCTCATTAGAGCACACGAGCaaaattaatactaatattattaaaaccCCCCACGTGAATACCTACGCTTTTTCGACACCGAAGATGCAACGCCTGGAAACACCCGCGATCCTGGTATCCCTACGCTTTCCTATTCGGGACACCGAGAATCTCCCTCATCTCAGGGGAAGGAGAGCTCTCCCCAGCTGTTCAGCTCGGGATTGGTTCCCCGGACCAATCAAAGAGTATGTGTATGCGTCAAAGGCAGATTTGATGAGACATTTCGCTCTTCAGCCTTGTCAACGGCAGTTTAATCAGTTCGTGATAATCGCGGGCGGCCAACTGAGGGCAGAAAGTTGTGAAAGTTTTGACTAAGTTTATGGAACAGACGACTTTGCACAAAGCTCCAATCCAACACGAGACACTTTTAGCTGTAAATACTGTGTGGACCTCATTCCAATTGTCTAATGAACAAAACATCTTTTGAGCCGCCTGCATTGTTAGACTCGGCAGTTTAGTTGCTATTGACCGGGTTTACTGACGGGTTTAATAAGCATCatgttgttcttctagatATGCCGCATCACAATCATCAGATCATCTGGCAAGTTACTCTTGACACTCTTATTGTCTCTTGATTAGGCAAAGCCGGCTAGGAAAGGAAGTTCACATACTAACGAAGTGTATGGAAGTTCCTTCCGGCTTTGCCTCTTTAAAGTGAGCCCAACTGTCAACGCTAATGGCTTGGCAGGTTCGGCCATTGGTCAGATGCATCAGATCGTTCGGCCATTGGTTCAAATTGGACCCATAGGGTCTTGCCGTTTCAATTGACCTTCAAAATTGAAAGCCGGCTG includes:
- a CDS encoding hypothetical protein (TransMembrane:1 (o65-86i)) — encoded protein: MADNNAVAPAASKSIFGYLNDWGTGSLPPSLLATLITALHARPPSLPLFIFTPPLLFSSYLNLSGYPTGSAGLTAAWSGLYALLALRRRQPFRGRFSVRGAVRGTAIGLGAANCVAGGWVYANGDFDKDAKARNDRNRWGGKD
- a CDS encoding hypothetical protein (TransMembrane:1 (i271-289o)~BUSCO:44863at5125) translates to MINSMASKRNSRAFVDDHTHITRGQQIPNNTQFRSRQGSRSTSKEDMKQEVEEVTNMNRSQSITAVAMETSLSAQTSDSDSRSSSISRGRIQPSEHVKSFDGRPFNFGIVIPGVYRSSFPKSHDFEYIKGLGLKTIVSLVKKDELDHDLETFVTREGIRQVNFNMKGTKKEAIPLETMKGILDVVLDKSNYPLLIHCNHGKHRTGCVVAIVRKITGWDIARVVAEYNTYAEPKARECDVTYIQGFEVSSLVLSNTLQRDPYSRRARVQSRTFFRAVVFSTCVMLVWLMSGLRMNSITKSGPL